From a single Nocardioides sp. dk884 genomic region:
- a CDS encoding NAD(P) transhydrogenase subunit alpha produces MSDPVAWLTIFVLSVAVGIEVIAKVSSTLHTPLMSGANAIHGVILLGAVIVTGTTESTLALVVGLVAIVLAAINMAGGFVVTDRMLRMFGRRRPAKDAAPQRGSAR; encoded by the coding sequence ATGAGCGACCCCGTCGCCTGGCTCACGATCTTCGTGCTCAGCGTGGCCGTCGGCATCGAGGTGATCGCCAAGGTCTCCTCCACCCTGCACACCCCGCTCATGTCGGGTGCCAACGCCATCCACGGCGTGATCCTGCTCGGCGCCGTCATCGTCACCGGCACCACCGAGTCCACGCTCGCGCTGGTGGTCGGGCTGGTCGCGATCGTGCTGGCCGCGATCAACATGGCCGGCGGCTTCGTGGTGACCGACCGGATGCTGCGGATGTTCGGCCGGCGCCGCCCCGCCAAGGACGCCGCCCCGCAGCGGGGGAGCGCCCGATGA
- a CDS encoding NAD(P)(+) transhydrogenase (Re/Si-specific) subunit beta has translation MTPTWAQLVYLACAVGFILALKGLSGPRTARAGNLVGAGAAVVAVAVPFFYLDLDHVALILGAIALGTLVGVLGAQRVQMTQMPQMVALFNGVGGGAAALVALLELTHMGAATPDFDLAATGFTLAVGAVSFAGSAITFAKLQELMTSRPVVFPGLPVAFGLAAVAAVVLAVLVVRDPSVPLGVALAAVGLLLGVLLVLPVGGADVPIVISLLNAFTGLTVAAGGYVLGNVVLLVAGTLVGASGTFLTLLMARAMGRSVASILFGALRGGSTLGAGVASDRPVRSAGPEDVAIALGYAERVIVVPGYGLAVAQAQHTLREIVDLLTERGVRVDYAIHPVAGRMPGHMNVLLAEAQVPYEQLVEMDDINNEFRHTDVVLVVGANDVVNPAARTTPSAPIYGMPILDVDQARQVVFLKRSMRPGFAGIDNELLFDPRTTLLFGDAKESLAKLLAALKGL, from the coding sequence ATGACCCCCACCTGGGCCCAGCTGGTCTACCTCGCCTGCGCGGTCGGCTTCATCCTCGCGCTCAAGGGCCTGTCCGGTCCGCGTACCGCACGCGCCGGCAACCTCGTCGGCGCGGGGGCCGCGGTGGTCGCGGTCGCCGTCCCGTTCTTCTACCTCGACCTCGACCACGTCGCGCTGATCCTGGGCGCGATCGCGCTCGGCACCCTGGTCGGGGTGCTCGGCGCCCAGCGGGTGCAGATGACCCAGATGCCGCAGATGGTGGCGCTCTTCAACGGTGTCGGCGGCGGCGCGGCCGCGCTCGTGGCGCTGCTCGAGCTGACCCACATGGGGGCGGCGACCCCCGACTTCGACCTCGCCGCGACCGGGTTCACGCTCGCCGTCGGCGCGGTCTCCTTCGCCGGCTCCGCGATCACCTTCGCCAAGCTCCAGGAGCTGATGACCTCGCGGCCGGTGGTCTTCCCCGGCCTGCCCGTGGCCTTCGGGCTCGCGGCCGTCGCCGCGGTCGTGCTCGCGGTGCTCGTGGTCCGCGACCCCTCGGTCCCGCTCGGCGTCGCGCTGGCCGCGGTCGGCCTGCTCCTCGGCGTACTCCTGGTGCTGCCGGTCGGCGGCGCCGACGTGCCGATCGTGATCAGCCTGCTCAACGCCTTCACCGGGCTGACCGTGGCCGCCGGCGGCTACGTCCTGGGCAACGTCGTGCTGCTGGTGGCCGGCACCCTCGTCGGTGCCTCCGGCACCTTCCTCACCCTGCTGATGGCGCGGGCGATGGGCCGCTCGGTGGCCAGCATCCTCTTCGGCGCGCTGCGCGGCGGCTCCACGCTCGGCGCCGGCGTCGCCTCCGACCGCCCGGTGCGCTCCGCCGGGCCGGAGGACGTCGCGATCGCGCTGGGGTACGCCGAGCGGGTGATCGTGGTGCCCGGCTACGGCCTGGCCGTCGCACAGGCGCAGCACACGCTCCGCGAGATCGTCGACCTGCTCACCGAGCGCGGCGTCCGCGTGGACTACGCGATCCACCCGGTGGCCGGCCGGATGCCCGGGCACATGAACGTGCTGCTCGCCGAGGCGCAGGTGCCCTACGAGCAGCTCGTCGAGATGGACGACATCAACAACGAGTTCCGCCACACCGACGTGGTGCTCGTGGTCGGCGCCAACGACGTCGTCAACCCCGCGGCCCGCACCACCCCCAGCGCGCCGATCTACGGCATGCCGATCCTCGACGTCGACCAGGCCCGCCAGGTGGTGTTCCTCAAGCGCTCGATGCGCCCCGGCTTCGCCGGCATCGACAACGAGCTGCTCTTCGACCCGCGCACGACGCTGCTGTTCGGTGATGCCAAGGAGTCACTCGCCAAGCTGCTCGCCGCCCTCAAGGGGCTCTGA
- the upp gene encoding uracil phosphoribosyltransferase, translating into MRTHVVDHPLVAHKLTTLRDERTDSPTFRHLTDELVTLLAYEATRDVRVEQVDITTPVSPTTGVRLATPKPLVVPILRAGLGMLDGMMRLLPTAEVGFLGMVRNEETLEAATYAERLPEDLSGRQCYVLDPMLATGGTLAAAIRFLTDRGADHVTAICLLAAPEGCVRLEKDLADLDVPVTVVTAAMDERLNEKGYIVPGLGDAGDRLYGIAGGA; encoded by the coding sequence ATGCGTACTCATGTCGTGGACCACCCGCTCGTCGCCCACAAGCTCACCACCCTGCGAGACGAGCGCACGGACTCCCCGACGTTCCGCCACCTGACCGACGAGCTGGTGACCCTGCTGGCCTACGAGGCCACCCGCGACGTCCGCGTCGAGCAGGTCGACATCACCACCCCGGTCTCGCCCACCACCGGCGTACGCCTCGCGACCCCGAAGCCGCTCGTGGTGCCGATCCTGCGCGCCGGGCTCGGCATGCTCGACGGCATGATGCGGCTGCTGCCGACCGCCGAGGTCGGCTTCCTCGGCATGGTCCGCAACGAGGAGACCCTCGAGGCCGCGACGTACGCCGAGCGGCTGCCCGAGGACCTGTCCGGTCGCCAGTGCTACGTGCTCGACCCGATGCTGGCCACCGGCGGCACCCTCGCCGCGGCGATCCGGTTCCTCACGGACCGCGGGGCCGACCACGTCACCGCGATCTGCCTGCTCGCCGCTCCCGAGGGCTGCGTGCGCCTCGAGAAGGACCTGGCCGACCTCGACGTGCCGGTCACCGTCGTGACCGCCGCGATGGACGAGCGCCTCAACGAGAAGGGCTACATCGTGCCCGGCCTCGGTGACGCGGGCGACCGGCTCTACGGCATCGCCGGCGGCGCCTGA
- a CDS encoding tRNA adenosine deaminase-associated protein: protein MVQIDEVDFALAAFRQDGAWTVGELTREHLADLETLADALRRLPGDSGAIALIGIDDDYFLLVRVTGSVVRVLVSDVAAADESDLAASALEVLGITAPLDDDEDAEAVPAGDLDLLGDLGMHAMDMAVLLDDFDLYPDEVLSDVARKVGFGEAFDDAVGLTSA, encoded by the coding sequence ATGGTCCAGATCGACGAGGTCGACTTCGCCCTTGCCGCGTTCCGACAGGACGGTGCATGGACGGTCGGGGAGCTCACCCGCGAGCACCTCGCGGACCTCGAGACCCTCGCTGACGCGCTGCGCCGGCTGCCCGGGGACAGCGGCGCCATCGCGCTGATCGGCATCGACGACGACTACTTCCTGCTCGTGCGCGTCACCGGCTCCGTGGTGCGGGTGCTGGTCTCCGACGTCGCCGCGGCCGACGAGTCCGACCTGGCCGCCTCCGCCCTGGAGGTGCTCGGCATCACGGCGCCGCTCGACGACGACGAGGACGCCGAGGCCGTCCCGGCCGGCGACCTCGACCTGCTCGGCGACCTCGGCATGCACGCGATGGACATGGCCGTGCTGCTCGACGACTTCGACCTCTACCCCGACGAGGTGCTCTCCGACGTGGCCCGCAAGGTGGGCTTCGGCGAGGCCTTCGACGACGCCGTCGGGCTGACGTCGGCCTGA
- a CDS encoding nucleoside deaminase translates to MRAALAEAQAADATHDVPIGAVVLGPDGHVLGAGRNIREAEGDPTGHAEVVALRAAARALGEWRLSGCTLVVTLEPCTMCAGAAVLARVERIVFGAFDDKAGAVGSLWDVVRDRRLNHRPEVVAGVLAAESTALLEDFFARHRPRD, encoded by the coding sequence ATGCGCGCCGCCCTCGCCGAGGCGCAGGCTGCCGACGCGACGCACGACGTACCGATCGGGGCGGTGGTGCTCGGCCCGGACGGCCACGTCCTGGGCGCCGGGCGCAACATCCGGGAGGCCGAGGGGGACCCGACCGGGCACGCGGAGGTGGTCGCGCTGCGCGCCGCGGCGCGGGCGCTGGGGGAGTGGCGGCTCAGCGGCTGCACGCTCGTCGTCACGCTCGAGCCGTGCACGATGTGCGCGGGGGCCGCGGTGCTGGCGAGGGTCGAGCGGATCGTCTTCGGAGCCTTCGACGACAAGGCCGGCGCGGTCGGCAGCCTGTGGGACGTGGTGCGCGATCGCCGGCTCAACCACCGCCCGGAGGTCGTCGCCGGGGTGCTGGCCGCCGAGTCGACGGCGCTGCTCGAGGACTTCTTCGCCCGGCACCGCCCCCGCGACTGA
- a CDS encoding NUDIX hydrolase, with translation MDDLLLRTHAPGVDRLVAGAVVHVEDRVLVVRRSAGDDFLPGIEELPSGGCEAGETLGQALDRELAEEIGWSGPVRVDPAFVAEFDYVSGSGARARQYTFAVPLGEQIIQLSPEHSSWRWLGRGELDRSDLTHETRRVLEEWWAGQDRSARG, from the coding sequence GTGGACGACCTGCTGCTCCGCACGCACGCCCCGGGCGTCGACCGGCTGGTCGCCGGCGCGGTGGTGCACGTGGAGGACCGCGTGCTCGTCGTACGCCGCTCGGCCGGCGACGACTTCCTTCCCGGCATCGAGGAGCTGCCCTCCGGCGGGTGCGAGGCGGGCGAGACGCTCGGCCAGGCGCTGGACCGCGAGCTGGCCGAGGAGATCGGCTGGTCCGGGCCGGTCCGCGTCGACCCGGCTTTCGTGGCGGAGTTCGACTACGTCAGCGGCAGCGGGGCTCGCGCGCGGCAGTACACCTTCGCCGTACCGCTCGGCGAGCAGATCATCCAGCTCTCGCCCGAGCACAGCAGCTGGCGGTGGCTCGGCCGCGGCGAGCTCGACCGGTCGGACCTCACCCACGAGACCCGGCGCGTGCTCGAGGAGTGGTGGGCAGGCCAGGACCGCTCGGCGCGCGGCTGA
- a CDS encoding YnfA family protein encodes MDIARSLPLFVLAAVAEIGGAWLVWQGVREQRGLLWVGAGFVALGLYGLVATLQPDADFGRVLAAYGGVFVAGSLAWGMLVDGFRPDRYDVAGALVCLVGVAVIMYAPRGA; translated from the coding sequence ATGGACATCGCGCGCTCGCTGCCGCTCTTCGTGCTCGCTGCCGTGGCCGAGATCGGCGGCGCCTGGCTGGTCTGGCAGGGCGTGCGCGAGCAGCGCGGCCTGCTGTGGGTCGGCGCCGGCTTCGTCGCGCTCGGGCTCTACGGACTGGTCGCCACCCTGCAGCCGGACGCCGACTTCGGCCGCGTGCTCGCGGCGTACGGCGGGGTCTTCGTCGCCGGGTCCCTGGCCTGGGGGATGCTCGTCGACGGCTTCCGCCCCGACCGGTACGACGTGGCCGGGGCGCTGGTCTGCCTGGTCGGCGTCGCGGTGATCATGTACGCCCCGCGCGGCGCCTGA
- a CDS encoding gamma carbonic anhydrase family protein, whose amino-acid sequence MNLIEFEGKRPSVHPDAWIAPTATLIGDVTVEAGASVWYGAVLRGDVAAIVIGAGANVQDNSVLHAGPGESLVIGAHSTIGHSCMVHCAEVGEGSLVGNGAIVLDGARVGAGTLVAAGAVVTPGTTVGDGVVVGGTPARVLRSIEGTPAARMVAGNAPYYVELAARHREGARPVT is encoded by the coding sequence GTGAACCTGATCGAGTTCGAGGGCAAGCGCCCCTCCGTGCACCCCGACGCCTGGATCGCCCCGACCGCCACGCTGATCGGCGACGTGACGGTGGAGGCGGGCGCGAGCGTCTGGTACGGCGCGGTGCTGCGCGGTGACGTCGCGGCGATCGTCATCGGTGCCGGGGCCAACGTGCAGGACAACTCCGTGCTGCACGCCGGGCCGGGGGAGTCGCTGGTGATCGGCGCGCACAGCACCATCGGGCACTCCTGCATGGTCCACTGCGCCGAGGTCGGGGAGGGTTCGCTGGTCGGCAACGGCGCGATCGTGCTGGACGGCGCCCGGGTCGGCGCGGGCACCCTGGTCGCGGCGGGCGCGGTCGTCACCCCGGGGACCACCGTCGGCGACGGGGTCGTGGTCGGTGGCACCCCGGCCCGGGTGCTGCGCTCGATCGAGGGCACCCCGGCGGCCAGGATGGTCGCCGGCAACGCGCCGTACTACGTCGAGCTGGCGGCCCGGCACCGTGAGGGCGCGCGGCCGGTGACCTGA
- a CDS encoding FAD-dependent oxidoreductase: MRTQTEFPRLLAPGRIGPITLPNRVLLPAMDMNLCEDGVIHEGDIVHYARRAKGGVGMVITGASAVAYPVGATSRKEPGLSDDRFLPGLTALADAVHAAGSLLCVQATHHSKVARIDTADGRPMLVPSEPRVERDMSALADNTRDELVAMAAINEGNQPSYHEATEDDLAWAVEQFAGAARRVLASGADAIEIHAAHGYLLGSFLASADNRRTDRYGGALENRARLACEVIAAVRAEVGDGLAILVRVAGKEYGEEGALSTEEAVAASLLFEAAGADAIHVTGWARNPFRNFTDGPLPAEVAAYRSFARAVKDAVSIPVITVGRVLPEVGEEILAAGDADFVAMGRQLLADPDLVNKLRAGDRARVRPCINCYVCVEQNFWDGTPICAVNPALGDEAAGELVPATTPRHVVVVGGGPGGMESARVARERGHRVTLLEAGDRLGGSAWFSQLTTPANGPLLDWQGHELRRLGVDVRLKHRASAETIAALAPDAVVLATGAHRGRPGVPGADLPHVHTGDSLRALLTGSGDAGDAGGTKPLLRLAGAAGRLTRVTRSPELIREATRRFLPVGSDVVVMGGSLVGLELAEFLAERGKRVTILEEGAQLGLPMAMPRRWTAVRRAGEHGVTSVRGARVVEITGSEVRYRVGEDGEILGAPADLVVVASEVASGAPLADELTRRGIKVEVVGDAGEVGYIQGAIHSAWRVASTL, encoded by the coding sequence GTGCGCACCCAGACCGAGTTCCCCCGTCTCCTCGCCCCCGGCCGGATCGGCCCGATCACGCTGCCCAACCGGGTGCTGCTGCCCGCGATGGACATGAACCTGTGCGAGGACGGGGTGATCCACGAGGGCGACATCGTCCACTACGCGCGGCGCGCGAAGGGCGGCGTCGGGATGGTCATCACCGGTGCCAGCGCGGTGGCGTACCCGGTCGGCGCGACCAGCCGCAAGGAGCCCGGGCTCTCCGACGACCGGTTCCTGCCCGGGCTCACCGCGCTCGCCGACGCGGTGCACGCCGCCGGGTCGCTGCTCTGCGTGCAGGCCACCCACCACAGCAAGGTCGCGCGCATCGACACCGCCGACGGGCGCCCGATGCTGGTGCCCTCGGAGCCGCGCGTGGAGCGCGACATGAGCGCGCTGGCCGACAACACCCGCGACGAGCTGGTCGCGATGGCGGCGATCAACGAGGGCAACCAGCCGAGCTACCACGAGGCGACCGAGGACGACCTGGCCTGGGCCGTCGAGCAGTTCGCCGGCGCCGCGCGCCGGGTGCTCGCCTCGGGCGCCGACGCTATCGAGATCCACGCCGCGCACGGCTACCTGCTCGGCAGCTTCCTCGCCAGCGCCGACAACCGGCGTACCGACCGCTACGGCGGCGCGCTGGAGAACCGCGCCCGGCTGGCCTGCGAGGTGATCGCCGCCGTGCGCGCCGAGGTCGGCGACGGCCTGGCGATCCTGGTCCGCGTGGCGGGCAAGGAGTACGGCGAGGAGGGCGCGCTCAGCACCGAGGAGGCGGTGGCCGCGTCGTTGCTCTTCGAGGCCGCCGGCGCCGACGCCATCCACGTGACCGGCTGGGCGCGCAACCCGTTCCGCAACTTCACCGACGGCCCGCTGCCGGCCGAGGTGGCGGCGTACCGCTCCTTCGCGCGCGCGGTCAAGGACGCCGTGAGCATCCCGGTGATCACCGTCGGGCGGGTGCTGCCCGAGGTGGGCGAGGAGATCCTGGCCGCCGGCGACGCCGACTTCGTGGCGATGGGGCGCCAGCTGCTGGCCGACCCCGACCTGGTGAACAAACTGCGCGCCGGCGACCGGGCGCGGGTGCGCCCGTGCATCAACTGCTACGTCTGCGTGGAGCAGAACTTCTGGGACGGTACGCCGATCTGCGCGGTCAACCCGGCGCTCGGCGACGAGGCGGCCGGCGAACTGGTGCCTGCGACCACGCCGCGTCACGTGGTGGTCGTCGGCGGCGGGCCCGGCGGGATGGAGTCGGCCCGGGTGGCGCGCGAGCGCGGGCACCGGGTGACGCTGCTGGAGGCCGGCGACCGGCTGGGTGGCTCGGCGTGGTTCTCCCAGCTGACCACCCCCGCCAACGGGCCGCTGCTGGACTGGCAGGGCCATGAGCTGCGCCGCCTCGGCGTCGACGTGCGGCTCAAGCACCGCGCGAGCGCCGAGACGATCGCGGCGCTGGCGCCGGATGCGGTGGTGCTGGCCACCGGCGCGCACCGCGGGCGCCCCGGCGTACCGGGTGCGGACCTGCCGCACGTGCACACCGGCGACAGCCTGCGGGCGCTGCTCACCGGCAGCGGCGACGCCGGCGACGCCGGCGGCACCAAGCCCCTGCTCCGCCTCGCCGGCGCGGCCGGCCGGCTGACGCGCGTCACCCGCAGCCCGGAGCTGATCCGCGAGGCGACGCGCCGCTTCCTCCCGGTCGGCTCCGACGTCGTGGTGATGGGCGGCTCGCTGGTCGGTCTCGAGCTCGCGGAGTTCCTCGCCGAGCGCGGCAAGCGGGTCACGATCCTCGAGGAGGGCGCCCAGCTCGGCCTGCCGATGGCGATGCCGCGCCGCTGGACCGCCGTACGACGGGCCGGTGAGCACGGTGTCACGTCCGTGCGCGGGGCTCGGGTCGTGGAGATCACCGGCTCCGAGGTGCGCTACCGGGTCGGCGAGGACGGCGAGATCCTCGGCGCTCCGGCCGACCTGGTCGTCGTCGCCTCCGAGGTGGCCTCCGGCGCCCCGCTCGCCGACGAGCTCACCCGCCGCGGGATCAAGGTCGAGGTGGTCGGCGACGCCGGCGAGGTCGGCTACATCCAGGGCGCGATCCACTCCGCCTGGCGGGTGGCCAGCACGCTCTGA
- a CDS encoding IS30 family transposase — MSSEDRAVIAAGLRAGWALTRIATLIGRDKSVVSREVARNRGPDGSYWAPIAHRVAHERRRRPKAFKLIENPGLCRRIETWMDDGWSPGLIASMLRHAHPGHDPAARMARVSHETIYRALYVQTRGSLRKDLAAQLLTKRRARKPHADPDGRRKGLYREAFTISQRPAEVADRAVPGHWEGDLILGAGNRSAVGTLVERSTRFVLLLHLPGRHDAESVAQAMIREMGQLPVHLRRSLTWDRGSELANYRDVEAALEMPVFFCDPHSPWQRGSNENTNRLLRFWLEKGSDLSTHSADDLARIAATLNKRPRPTLDLRTPAQALAELLANPAAA; from the coding sequence TTGAGCAGCGAGGACCGTGCGGTGATCGCGGCAGGGTTGCGTGCAGGGTGGGCGTTGACCCGGATCGCGACACTGATCGGGCGCGACAAGTCGGTGGTCTCTCGCGAGGTCGCGCGCAACCGCGGCCCCGACGGCTCCTACTGGGCCCCGATCGCGCATCGTGTCGCGCACGAACGGCGACGCCGACCCAAGGCGTTCAAGCTGATCGAGAACCCCGGGCTGTGTCGTCGGATCGAGACCTGGATGGACGACGGGTGGTCGCCAGGACTGATCGCGTCGATGCTGCGCCACGCCCACCCCGGTCACGATCCAGCAGCGAGGATGGCCCGTGTGTCGCACGAGACGATCTACCGGGCGTTGTATGTCCAGACCCGCGGGAGCCTGCGCAAGGACCTGGCCGCGCAGCTGCTGACCAAACGCCGCGCACGCAAGCCGCACGCCGACCCCGACGGGCGCAGGAAAGGGCTGTACCGCGAGGCCTTCACCATCAGCCAACGCCCCGCCGAGGTCGCTGACCGGGCCGTGCCCGGGCACTGGGAGGGTGACCTGATCCTCGGTGCCGGCAACCGCTCCGCGGTCGGGACCCTGGTCGAACGCTCGACGCGGTTCGTGCTCTTGCTGCACCTGCCCGGTCGCCACGACGCAGAGTCAGTGGCCCAGGCGATGATCCGCGAGATGGGTCAGCTGCCGGTGCATCTGCGTCGTTCGCTGACCTGGGACCGCGGCAGCGAGCTGGCTAACTACCGCGATGTCGAGGCCGCCTTGGAGATGCCGGTCTTCTTCTGTGACCCCCACTCGCCCTGGCAGCGCGGGTCGAACGAGAACACCAACCGACTCCTCCGGTTCTGGCTAGAGAAGGGCAGCGACCTCTCAACCCACAGTGCCGACGACCTCGCCCGCATCGCCGCGACCCTGAACAAGCGACCCCGCCCTACCCTGGACCTACGGACCCCAGCCCAAGCGCTGGCCGAGCTGCTCGCCAACCCGGCAGCAGCATGA
- a CDS encoding AAA family ATPase has product MASAPWFTSPADAIERLGEAGYLADAATGTTTYLAGALEKPLLIEGPAGVGKTELAKAVARAAGAELVRLQCYEGLDEARALYEWNYKKQLLAIQASSGEQSWDRTHDEIFTEEFLLTRPLLSAIRRAEPTVLLIDEVDKTDVEVEGLLLEVLSDFQVTIPELGTISAVRRPFVVLTSNATRELSEAVKRRCLFLHLDYPDAAREREIITAAVPGLDDAVATQLVEVVARLRDLELRKAPSIAESIDWARTLLALEIDDLDDAAVDATLGVVLKHVSDTERAVRELKLRR; this is encoded by the coding sequence ATGGCTTCCGCACCCTGGTTCACCTCGCCCGCCGACGCGATCGAGCGCCTGGGGGAGGCGGGCTACCTCGCCGACGCCGCCACCGGTACGACGACGTACCTCGCCGGGGCGCTGGAGAAGCCGCTGCTGATCGAGGGGCCGGCGGGTGTCGGCAAGACCGAGCTGGCGAAGGCGGTCGCCCGGGCGGCGGGCGCGGAGCTGGTGCGGCTGCAGTGCTACGAGGGGCTCGACGAGGCCCGGGCGCTGTATGAGTGGAACTACAAGAAGCAGCTGCTGGCGATCCAGGCCAGCAGCGGTGAGCAGTCCTGGGACCGCACCCACGACGAGATCTTCACCGAGGAGTTCCTGCTCACCCGGCCGCTGCTGAGCGCGATCCGGCGCGCGGAGCCGACGGTGCTGCTCATCGACGAGGTCGACAAGACCGACGTCGAGGTGGAGGGGCTGCTGCTCGAGGTGCTCTCGGACTTCCAGGTGACGATCCCCGAGCTGGGCACGATCAGCGCCGTACGCCGCCCGTTCGTGGTGCTGACCTCCAACGCGACGCGCGAGCTGTCCGAGGCGGTCAAGCGCCGCTGCCTGTTCCTGCACCTGGACTATCCCGACGCCGCCCGCGAGCGCGAGATCATCACCGCCGCGGTGCCCGGCCTCGACGACGCCGTCGCCACCCAGCTGGTCGAGGTGGTGGCCCGGCTGCGCGACCTCGAGCTGCGCAAGGCGCCCTCGATCGCGGAGTCGATCGACTGGGCGCGCACCCTGCTCGCGCTGGAGATCGACGACCTCGACGACGCGGCGGTCGACGCCACGCTCGGCGTGGTGCTCAAGCACGTGTCCGACACCGAGCGGGCCGTGCGGGAGCTGAAGCTCCGGCGATGA
- a CDS encoding VWA domain-containing protein produces the protein MRPTIDQLDFLSARRSDLDELRRQVHPLARRLATRLTQEHHAHRRGPLDFRRTVRASLSTGGVPLETRHKPKRPHRTDLVVLCDVSGSVANFAQFTLLLVLALRDQFQNLRAFTFVDQVHEVTHHLRPQADPAEVMADLAASASYAALWGRTSYGRAFTRFAEDHADALGPRSSLLILGDARSNHGELALGALREMAGSARHAWWLNPEHRRQWDTGDSAASAYGEVVDMVECRNLTQLSEFVHDLL, from the coding sequence GTGCGGCCCACCATCGACCAGCTCGACTTCCTCTCCGCCCGGCGCTCCGACCTCGACGAGCTGCGCCGCCAGGTGCACCCGCTGGCGCGCAGGCTCGCCACCCGGCTGACCCAGGAGCACCACGCGCACCGCCGCGGTCCGCTGGACTTCCGGCGCACCGTGCGCGCCTCGCTCTCCACCGGCGGCGTACCCCTGGAGACCCGGCACAAGCCCAAGCGGCCGCACCGCACCGACCTGGTGGTCCTGTGCGACGTGAGCGGGTCGGTCGCCAACTTCGCGCAGTTCACGCTGCTGCTGGTGCTCGCGCTGCGCGATCAGTTCCAGAACCTGCGCGCGTTCACCTTCGTCGACCAGGTCCACGAGGTGACCCACCACCTGCGCCCGCAGGCCGATCCGGCCGAGGTGATGGCCGATCTGGCCGCCAGCGCGTCGTACGCCGCGCTGTGGGGGCGCACCAGCTATGGCCGCGCGTTCACCCGGTTCGCCGAGGACCACGCCGACGCGCTCGGTCCGCGCTCGTCGCTGCTGATCCTCGGCGACGCCCGCTCCAACCACGGCGAGCTCGCCCTGGGCGCGCTGCGCGAGATGGCCGGCTCGGCGCGGCACGCCTGGTGGCTCAACCCCGAGCACCGCCGGCAGTGGGACACCGGCGACTCGGCCGCCAGCGCGTACGGCGAGGTCGTGGACATGGTGGAGTGCCGCAACCTCACCCAGCTCTCCGAGTTCGTCCACGACCTGCTCTGA
- a CDS encoding aminotransferase class I/II-fold pyridoxal phosphate-dependent enzyme: MTSLSDRFAVASRANVPPFHVMDLLAASAARQRTHGDMLNLLAGQPSTGAPAPVNAEAIRLLQSGDPLGYTPAAGLLELRERIAAHHGRTHGIEVSPDEVVVTTGSSGGFLLAFLAAFEVGDKVAMARPGYPCYRNVLSALGCEVVEIATGPETRFQPTVEQVAALGPDIKGLVVASPANPTGTMLLPAELAALAAYCEEHGIQLISDEIYHGIEYAEPGAHLARSAWETSREAVVFSSFSKYFSMTGWRIGWMLVPDRLRRAVDVLTGNFTICPPVIAQRACLAAFEEESYAELDGHVRRYADNRRLLLDGLADLGVTRLAPADGAFYAYADISHLTDDSMAFTHDVLQRVGVAMAPGIDFDTVDGHRSVRFSFAGPGHEIEEALARLRPVFT, translated from the coding sequence GTGACCTCCCTGAGCGACCGCTTCGCCGTGGCCAGCCGCGCCAACGTCCCGCCGTTCCACGTCATGGACCTGCTCGCCGCGTCGGCCGCGCGCCAGCGCACCCACGGCGACATGCTCAACCTGCTCGCCGGGCAGCCCAGCACCGGCGCGCCCGCCCCGGTCAACGCCGAGGCGATCCGGCTGCTGCAGTCCGGGGACCCGCTGGGCTACACCCCGGCCGCCGGCCTGCTCGAGCTGCGCGAGCGGATCGCCGCGCACCACGGGCGCACCCACGGCATCGAGGTCTCCCCCGACGAGGTCGTGGTCACGACCGGCTCCAGCGGCGGCTTCCTGCTGGCGTTCCTCGCGGCGTTCGAGGTCGGCGACAAGGTGGCGATGGCCCGGCCGGGCTACCCCTGCTACCGCAACGTGCTCAGCGCCCTGGGCTGCGAGGTCGTCGAGATCGCCACCGGCCCGGAGACCCGGTTCCAGCCCACCGTCGAGCAGGTCGCCGCGCTCGGCCCGGACATCAAGGGCCTGGTGGTGGCGAGCCCCGCCAATCCCACCGGCACGATGCTGCTGCCCGCCGAGCTCGCCGCGCTGGCGGCGTACTGCGAGGAGCACGGCATCCAGCTCATCTCCGATGAGATCTACCACGGCATCGAGTACGCCGAGCCCGGCGCGCACCTGGCCCGCTCGGCATGGGAGACCAGCCGCGAGGCGGTCGTGTTCTCCAGCTTCAGCAAGTACTTCTCGATGACCGGCTGGCGCATCGGCTGGATGCTGGTGCCGGACCGGCTGCGCCGCGCGGTCGACGTGCTCACCGGCAACTTCACGATCTGCCCGCCGGTGATCGCCCAGCGCGCCTGCCTGGCCGCCTTCGAGGAGGAGTCCTACGCCGAGCTGGACGGTCACGTGCGCCGCTACGCCGACAACCGCCGGCTGCTGCTCGACGGGCTCGCCGACCTCGGCGTCACCCGGCTCGCCCCGGCCGACGGCGCGTTCTACGCCTACGCCGACATCAGCCACCTCACCGACGACTCGATGGCCTTCACCCACGACGTGCTGCAGCGGGTCGGCGTCGCCATGGCCCCCGGCATCGACTTCGACACCGTCGACGGGCACCGCTCGGTGCGCTTCAGCTTCGCCGGCCCCGGTCACGAGATCGAGGAGGCGCTCGCCCGCCTGCGCCCCGTCTTCACCTGA